Proteins found in one Calditrichota bacterium genomic segment:
- the xth gene encoding exodeoxyribonuclease III — protein sequence MNTVRLLSWNVNGIRAAHKKNFMEWLRRDQPDILCLQETKAQDDQIPGDIRDAEGYYFFHTSAERKGYSGVAMLTKFKPTSVKSGMGIESLDSEGRLLEADFGNFILFNIYFPNGKQSKERLKYKMDFYEAFLDRADRLRSAGKKIIICGDVNTAHKEIDLAHPKENEKRSGFLPEERAWIDKLLAHGFVDTFRLFVEEGGHYSWWDMRTRARERDIGWRIDYFFVSENLAGEVKDAFIDKEVLGSDHCPVGIELNDSLLK from the coding sequence ATGAACACGGTTCGCTTATTATCGTGGAACGTCAACGGAATTCGCGCTGCTCACAAAAAAAATTTCATGGAATGGCTACGCCGCGATCAGCCGGATATTTTATGTTTACAGGAAACAAAAGCGCAAGACGACCAAATTCCGGGCGACATTCGTGACGCCGAAGGGTATTATTTTTTTCATACTTCTGCCGAGCGCAAAGGATACAGCGGCGTCGCCATGCTGACAAAGTTTAAGCCGACGAGCGTAAAATCGGGCATGGGAATTGAGAGCCTTGACAGCGAAGGCCGATTGCTGGAAGCGGATTTCGGGAATTTCATTTTGTTCAATATCTATTTTCCAAACGGCAAACAATCTAAAGAGCGGCTGAAATACAAGATGGATTTCTACGAAGCTTTTCTGGATCGCGCCGATCGGCTGCGCTCTGCCGGGAAAAAAATAATCATTTGCGGCGATGTGAACACGGCGCACAAGGAAATCGATCTGGCGCATCCCAAAGAAAATGAGAAACGCAGCGGATTTTTGCCCGAAGAGCGCGCCTGGATTGACAAACTGCTGGCGCACGGATTTGTGGATACATTTCGCCTGTTTGTCGAAGAAGGCGGCCACTACTCCTGGTGGGATATGCGCACCCGCGCGCGCGAACGGGACATTGGCTGGCGCATCGACTATTTTTTCGTCAGCGAAAATCTGGCGGGAGAAGTGAAAGACGCTTTTATCGACAAAGAAGTATTGGGCTCTGACCATTGCCCGGTAGGAATCGAGTTGAACGACAGTTTACTGAAATAA